In a genomic window of Rhododendron vialii isolate Sample 1 chromosome 12a, ASM3025357v1:
- the LOC131312103 gene encoding protein TOPLESS-like isoform X1, producing the protein MSSLSRELVFLILQFLDEEKFKETVHKLEQESGFFFNMKYFEDEVHNGNWDEVEKYLSGFTKVDDNRYSMKIFFEIRKQKYLEALDKHDRSKAVDILVNDLKVFSSFNEELFKEITQLLTLANFRENEQLSKYGDTKSARAIMLVELKKLIEANPLFRDKLQFPNLKNSRLRTLINQSLNWQHQLCKNPRPNPDIKTLFVDHSCGQPNGARAPSPANNPLLGSLPKAGGFPPLGAHGPFQPTPAPVPAPLAGWMSNPPTASHAAVSGGAIGLGGPSMPVTSLLSTAGLKHPRTPPSNTPVDYPSGDSDHVLKRRAMGISDEVNLPVNVMPVSFPGHGHSQAFNAPDDLPKNVARTLNQGSSPMSMDFHPNQQNILLVGTNVGDIALWEVGSRERLVLRTFKVWDLGACSVPLQAALVKDPGVSVNRIIWSPDGSLFGVAYSRHIVQIYSYPGGDDVRQHLEIDAHFGGVNDLAFSHPNKQLCVITCGDDKTIKVWDAISGSRQYMFEGHEAPVYSVCPHFKENIQFIFSTALDGKIKAWLYDNLGSRVDYDAPGRWCTTMAYSADGTRLFSCGTSKDGESHIVEWNESEGAVKRTYQGFRKRSLGVVQFDTTKNRFLAAGDDFSIKFWDMDNVQLLTSIDADGNLPASPRIRFNKDGTLLAVSANENGIKILANSDGLRLLRTSESHDASRASENVTKPTVNALSAAAAATTSAGLADRVASVVASSGMNGDARNLADVKPRIAEEINDKSKIWKLSEISDPSQCRSLKLPEHLRVSTKISRLIYTNSGNGILALAANAIHLLWKWQRLDRNSSGRATASVAPQLWQPSSGILMTNEFAATNPEDAVPCFALSKNDSYVMSASGGKISLFNMMTFKTMTTFMPPPPAATFLAFHPQDNNIIAIGMDDSTIQIYNVRVDEVKSKLKGHSKRITGLAFSHALNVLVSSGADAQLYVWNSDTWEKQKSRFLQVPGGRTPTTQSDTRVQFHQDQTHFLVVHETQLSIYEATKLDCVKQFVPRESAAPISHAMFSCDSQLVYASFLDGSVCVFTASNLQMRCCISSSAYLSPSVSNSNVQPLVIAAHPQEPNQFAIGLSDGGVHVFEPLESEGKWGVPPPIENGSASSVAATPSVGTLGSDQPQR; encoded by the exons ATGTCGTCTCTCAGCAGAGAGCTTGTGTTCTTAATCTTACAGTTCCTAGATGAGGAAAAGTTCAAAGAGACTGTTCACAA GCTTGAACAAGAATCTGGGTTTTTCTTCAATATGAAGTATTTTGAGGATGAGGTGCACAATGGGAACTGGGATGAGGTTGAGAAGTACCTATCTGGTTTCACCAAAGTGGATGATAATCGGTACTCCATGAAGATATTTTTCGAGATTAGAAAGCAGAAGTACCTTGAGGCATTGGATAA GCATGACCGGTCCAAGGCCGTGGATATACTGGTGAACGATCTTAAGGTTTTCTCATCATTTAATGAAGAGCTCTTTAAAGAAATAACTCAACTCTTGACGTTAGCGAACTTCAG GGAAAATGAACAACTCTCTAAGTATGGGGATACAAAATCTGCAAGGGCGATTATGTTGGTTGAGCTCAAGAAGCTTATTGAAGCAAACCCATTGTTCCGTGATAAGTTGCAGTTTCCTAATCTAAAAAATTCAAGGTTACGGACTCTCATTAACCAAAG CTTAAATTGGCAACATCAACTTTGTAAAAATCCTAGGCCAAATCCAGATATCAAGACCCTTTTTGTTGATCATTCATGTGGACAACCAAATGGTGCCCGTGCTCCATCACCGGCAAACAATCCACTTCTAGGATCCCTACCAAAGGCTGGAGGTTTCCCTCCTCTGGGTGCACATGGG CCCTTCCAACCTACACCAGCACCAGTTCCTGCTCCCCTTGCTGGCTGGATGTCTAATCCACCTACAGCAAGTCATGCAGCAGTTTCCGGTGGAGCTATTGGTCTGGGCGGACCTTCAATGCCAG TTACCTCATTGCTCTCTACAGCTGGTTTGAAGCATCCTAGGACTCCTCCAAGTAATACTCCTGTAGATTACCCATCTGGAGATTCAGATCATGTATTGAAAAGAAGGGCCATGGGGATATCGGATGAG GTAAATCTCCCTGTTAATGTGATGCCGGTGTCATTTCCTGGTCATGGCCATAGTCAAGCATTTAATGCACCGGATGACTTGCCCAAGAATGTTGCAAGGACTTTGAATCAGGGGTCATCTCCTATGAGCATGGACTTTCATCCTAACCAACAGAATATACTTCTAG TCGGTACAAATGTTGGGGACATCGCATTGTGGGAAGTTGGTTCTAGGGAGAGATTGGTTTTAAGAACCTTCAAAGTTTGGGATCTCGGTGCATGTTCAGTGCCTCTGCAG GCTGCTCTAGTCAAGGATCCTGGTGTCTCAGTTAACCGCATTATTTGGAGTCCTGATGGTTCTTTATTTG GAGTTGCATATTCCAGGCACATTGTACAAATCTATTCTTATCCTGGTGGCGATGACGTGCGGCAACATTTGGAG ATTGATGCTCATTTTGGTGGAGTAAATGATCTAGCATTCTCTCACCCCAATAAGCAACTTTGTGTGATAACCTGTGGTGACGATAAGACCATCAAG GTTTGGGATGCCATAAGTGGTTCAAGACAGTACATGTTTGAAGGCCATGAGGCTCCTGTCTATTCTGTCTGCCCTCACTTCAAGGAAAACATTCAG TTTATATTTTCCACAGCTCTGGATGGAAAGATAAAAGCTTGGTTATATGACAATTTAGGATCTCGAGTTGATTATGATGCTCCTGGTCGCTGGTGTACAACAATGGCTTATAGTGCTGATGGAACAAG GTTGTTCTCATGTGGGACCAGCAAAGATGGCGAATCCCATATTGTAGAATGGAATGAAAGTGAAGGTGCTGTGAAGAGGACCTATCAAGGGTTCCGAAAACGATCTTTGGGTGTTGTACAATTCGATACCACCAAAAAccggtttttggcagctggtgACGACTTCTCCATTAAATTTTGGGATATGGATAATGTCCAACTTCTGACAAGCATTGACGCTGATGGAAATCTTCcc GCAAGCCCGCGTATCCGCTTTAACAAGGATGGAACTCTCTTGGCTGTTTCTGCCAATGAAAATGGGATAAAAATCTTGGCAAATTCAGATGGTCTTCGTTTGCTTCGCACATCTGAGTCTCACGATGCTTCAAGAGCATCTGAAAACGTGACAAAG CCTACAGTAAATGCACTATccgctgctgctgctgccacTACTAGTGCTGGTCTAGCAGATAGAGTTGCATCTGTTGTTGCTTCATCTGGAATG AATGGGGATGCCAGAAATTTGGCAGATGTGAAACCTAGGATTGCTGAAGAAATCAATGACAAATCGAAGATTTGGAAGCTCAGTGAAATTAGCGACCCTTCCCAGTGTCGATCTTTGAAGCTCCCTGAACACTTGAGAGTATCAACAAAG ATATCAAGGTTGATATACACCAATTCAGGCAATGGTATTTTGGCATTAGCAGCTAATGCCATTCATCTACTCTGGAAATGGCAGCGACTTGACCGCAATTCAAGTGGCAGG GCAACGGCCAGTGTTGCACCTCAATTATGGCAACCATCAAGTGGCATTTTGATGACCAATGAATTTGCTGCCACCAATCCTGAGGATGCTGTACCCTGTTTCGCTTTGTCCAAAAATGATTCTTATGTGATGTCTGCATCAGGAGGAAAGATTTCTTTATTCAATATGATGACATTTAAG ACAATGACAACTTTCATGCCTCCACCACCGGCAGCAACATTTCTTGCATTCCATCCACAAGATAATAACATCATTGCCATTGGCATGGATGATTCAACAATCCAGATATACAATGTCCGTGTTGACGAG GTCAAAAGCAAGCTTAAAGGTCACTCTAAAAGAATTACTGGCCTTGCCTTTTCTCATGCACTTAATGTGCTAGTTTCATCGGGAGCAGATGCTCAG CTTTATGTGTGGAACTCTGATACCTGGGAAAAGCAGAAAAGCAGGTTCCTTCAGGTTCCAGGTGGGAGGACGCCAACAACACAGTCAGACACTCGTGTACAGTTTCATCAGGACCAGACACACTTCCTCGTTGTACACGAGACACAACTTTCAATCTATGAAGCAACTAAACTAGATTGTGTCAAacag TTTGTCCCACGTGAATCTGCTGCTCCAATCTCTCATGCAATGTTCTCATGCGATAGCCAGCTGGTGTATGCCAGCTTCTTGGATGGAAGTGTATGTGTGTTTACTGCTTCTAATCTCCAAATGCGGTGTTGCATTAGCTCTTCGGCCTATCTTTCACCGAGTGTCAG CAACTCAAACGTCCAGCCACTAGTTATTGCAGCGCATCCACAAGAACCAAATCAGTTTGCAATAGGTCTATCAGACGGCGGGGTTCATGTCTTTGAGCCTCTAGAATCTGAAGGCAAATGGGGAGTTCCTCCACCGATTGAGAACGGGTCGGCAAGCAGTGTAGCCGCTACACCTTCAGTTGGAACTTTGGGGTCAGATCAACCTCAAAGGTGA
- the LOC131312103 gene encoding protein TOPLESS-like isoform X2, which produces MSSLSRELVFLILQFLDEEKFKETVHKLEQESGFFFNMKYFEDEVHNGNWDEVEKYLSGFTKVDDNRYSMKIFFEIRKQKYLEALDKHDRSKAVDILVNDLKVFSSFNEELFKEITQLLTLANFRENEQLSKYGDTKSARAIMLVELKKLIEANPLFRDKLQFPNLKNSRLRTLINQSLNWQHQLCKNPRPNPDIKTLFVDHSCGQPNGARAPSPANNPLLGSLPKAGGFPPLGAHGPFQPTPAPVPAPLAGWMSNPPTASHAAVSGGAIGLGGPSMPAGLKHPRTPPSNTPVDYPSGDSDHVLKRRAMGISDEVNLPVNVMPVSFPGHGHSQAFNAPDDLPKNVARTLNQGSSPMSMDFHPNQQNILLVGTNVGDIALWEVGSRERLVLRTFKVWDLGACSVPLQAALVKDPGVSVNRIIWSPDGSLFGVAYSRHIVQIYSYPGGDDVRQHLEIDAHFGGVNDLAFSHPNKQLCVITCGDDKTIKVWDAISGSRQYMFEGHEAPVYSVCPHFKENIQFIFSTALDGKIKAWLYDNLGSRVDYDAPGRWCTTMAYSADGTRLFSCGTSKDGESHIVEWNESEGAVKRTYQGFRKRSLGVVQFDTTKNRFLAAGDDFSIKFWDMDNVQLLTSIDADGNLPASPRIRFNKDGTLLAVSANENGIKILANSDGLRLLRTSESHDASRASENVTKPTVNALSAAAAATTSAGLADRVASVVASSGMNGDARNLADVKPRIAEEINDKSKIWKLSEISDPSQCRSLKLPEHLRVSTKISRLIYTNSGNGILALAANAIHLLWKWQRLDRNSSGRATASVAPQLWQPSSGILMTNEFAATNPEDAVPCFALSKNDSYVMSASGGKISLFNMMTFKTMTTFMPPPPAATFLAFHPQDNNIIAIGMDDSTIQIYNVRVDEVKSKLKGHSKRITGLAFSHALNVLVSSGADAQLYVWNSDTWEKQKSRFLQVPGGRTPTTQSDTRVQFHQDQTHFLVVHETQLSIYEATKLDCVKQFVPRESAAPISHAMFSCDSQLVYASFLDGSVCVFTASNLQMRCCISSSAYLSPSVSNSNVQPLVIAAHPQEPNQFAIGLSDGGVHVFEPLESEGKWGVPPPIENGSASSVAATPSVGTLGSDQPQR; this is translated from the exons ATGTCGTCTCTCAGCAGAGAGCTTGTGTTCTTAATCTTACAGTTCCTAGATGAGGAAAAGTTCAAAGAGACTGTTCACAA GCTTGAACAAGAATCTGGGTTTTTCTTCAATATGAAGTATTTTGAGGATGAGGTGCACAATGGGAACTGGGATGAGGTTGAGAAGTACCTATCTGGTTTCACCAAAGTGGATGATAATCGGTACTCCATGAAGATATTTTTCGAGATTAGAAAGCAGAAGTACCTTGAGGCATTGGATAA GCATGACCGGTCCAAGGCCGTGGATATACTGGTGAACGATCTTAAGGTTTTCTCATCATTTAATGAAGAGCTCTTTAAAGAAATAACTCAACTCTTGACGTTAGCGAACTTCAG GGAAAATGAACAACTCTCTAAGTATGGGGATACAAAATCTGCAAGGGCGATTATGTTGGTTGAGCTCAAGAAGCTTATTGAAGCAAACCCATTGTTCCGTGATAAGTTGCAGTTTCCTAATCTAAAAAATTCAAGGTTACGGACTCTCATTAACCAAAG CTTAAATTGGCAACATCAACTTTGTAAAAATCCTAGGCCAAATCCAGATATCAAGACCCTTTTTGTTGATCATTCATGTGGACAACCAAATGGTGCCCGTGCTCCATCACCGGCAAACAATCCACTTCTAGGATCCCTACCAAAGGCTGGAGGTTTCCCTCCTCTGGGTGCACATGGG CCCTTCCAACCTACACCAGCACCAGTTCCTGCTCCCCTTGCTGGCTGGATGTCTAATCCACCTACAGCAAGTCATGCAGCAGTTTCCGGTGGAGCTATTGGTCTGGGCGGACCTTCAATGCCAG CTGGTTTGAAGCATCCTAGGACTCCTCCAAGTAATACTCCTGTAGATTACCCATCTGGAGATTCAGATCATGTATTGAAAAGAAGGGCCATGGGGATATCGGATGAG GTAAATCTCCCTGTTAATGTGATGCCGGTGTCATTTCCTGGTCATGGCCATAGTCAAGCATTTAATGCACCGGATGACTTGCCCAAGAATGTTGCAAGGACTTTGAATCAGGGGTCATCTCCTATGAGCATGGACTTTCATCCTAACCAACAGAATATACTTCTAG TCGGTACAAATGTTGGGGACATCGCATTGTGGGAAGTTGGTTCTAGGGAGAGATTGGTTTTAAGAACCTTCAAAGTTTGGGATCTCGGTGCATGTTCAGTGCCTCTGCAG GCTGCTCTAGTCAAGGATCCTGGTGTCTCAGTTAACCGCATTATTTGGAGTCCTGATGGTTCTTTATTTG GAGTTGCATATTCCAGGCACATTGTACAAATCTATTCTTATCCTGGTGGCGATGACGTGCGGCAACATTTGGAG ATTGATGCTCATTTTGGTGGAGTAAATGATCTAGCATTCTCTCACCCCAATAAGCAACTTTGTGTGATAACCTGTGGTGACGATAAGACCATCAAG GTTTGGGATGCCATAAGTGGTTCAAGACAGTACATGTTTGAAGGCCATGAGGCTCCTGTCTATTCTGTCTGCCCTCACTTCAAGGAAAACATTCAG TTTATATTTTCCACAGCTCTGGATGGAAAGATAAAAGCTTGGTTATATGACAATTTAGGATCTCGAGTTGATTATGATGCTCCTGGTCGCTGGTGTACAACAATGGCTTATAGTGCTGATGGAACAAG GTTGTTCTCATGTGGGACCAGCAAAGATGGCGAATCCCATATTGTAGAATGGAATGAAAGTGAAGGTGCTGTGAAGAGGACCTATCAAGGGTTCCGAAAACGATCTTTGGGTGTTGTACAATTCGATACCACCAAAAAccggtttttggcagctggtgACGACTTCTCCATTAAATTTTGGGATATGGATAATGTCCAACTTCTGACAAGCATTGACGCTGATGGAAATCTTCcc GCAAGCCCGCGTATCCGCTTTAACAAGGATGGAACTCTCTTGGCTGTTTCTGCCAATGAAAATGGGATAAAAATCTTGGCAAATTCAGATGGTCTTCGTTTGCTTCGCACATCTGAGTCTCACGATGCTTCAAGAGCATCTGAAAACGTGACAAAG CCTACAGTAAATGCACTATccgctgctgctgctgccacTACTAGTGCTGGTCTAGCAGATAGAGTTGCATCTGTTGTTGCTTCATCTGGAATG AATGGGGATGCCAGAAATTTGGCAGATGTGAAACCTAGGATTGCTGAAGAAATCAATGACAAATCGAAGATTTGGAAGCTCAGTGAAATTAGCGACCCTTCCCAGTGTCGATCTTTGAAGCTCCCTGAACACTTGAGAGTATCAACAAAG ATATCAAGGTTGATATACACCAATTCAGGCAATGGTATTTTGGCATTAGCAGCTAATGCCATTCATCTACTCTGGAAATGGCAGCGACTTGACCGCAATTCAAGTGGCAGG GCAACGGCCAGTGTTGCACCTCAATTATGGCAACCATCAAGTGGCATTTTGATGACCAATGAATTTGCTGCCACCAATCCTGAGGATGCTGTACCCTGTTTCGCTTTGTCCAAAAATGATTCTTATGTGATGTCTGCATCAGGAGGAAAGATTTCTTTATTCAATATGATGACATTTAAG ACAATGACAACTTTCATGCCTCCACCACCGGCAGCAACATTTCTTGCATTCCATCCACAAGATAATAACATCATTGCCATTGGCATGGATGATTCAACAATCCAGATATACAATGTCCGTGTTGACGAG GTCAAAAGCAAGCTTAAAGGTCACTCTAAAAGAATTACTGGCCTTGCCTTTTCTCATGCACTTAATGTGCTAGTTTCATCGGGAGCAGATGCTCAG CTTTATGTGTGGAACTCTGATACCTGGGAAAAGCAGAAAAGCAGGTTCCTTCAGGTTCCAGGTGGGAGGACGCCAACAACACAGTCAGACACTCGTGTACAGTTTCATCAGGACCAGACACACTTCCTCGTTGTACACGAGACACAACTTTCAATCTATGAAGCAACTAAACTAGATTGTGTCAAacag TTTGTCCCACGTGAATCTGCTGCTCCAATCTCTCATGCAATGTTCTCATGCGATAGCCAGCTGGTGTATGCCAGCTTCTTGGATGGAAGTGTATGTGTGTTTACTGCTTCTAATCTCCAAATGCGGTGTTGCATTAGCTCTTCGGCCTATCTTTCACCGAGTGTCAG CAACTCAAACGTCCAGCCACTAGTTATTGCAGCGCATCCACAAGAACCAAATCAGTTTGCAATAGGTCTATCAGACGGCGGGGTTCATGTCTTTGAGCCTCTAGAATCTGAAGGCAAATGGGGAGTTCCTCCACCGATTGAGAACGGGTCGGCAAGCAGTGTAGCCGCTACACCTTCAGTTGGAACTTTGGGGTCAGATCAACCTCAAAGGTGA
- the LOC131312104 gene encoding uncharacterized protein LOC131312104 isoform X2, translating into MGGACSRKRDQQVDEDSENRGVSGRYCKSGSFKWLGNSLSRSFKDNELGKVRCPSLMELCIYKIREDIKKYSTFSMLPRDISQQVFNELVHSQILTAVYLEAFRDCALQDLDLGEYPGLKDSWMDVISSQGSSLLSVDLSGSEVTDLGLIPLKSCTNLQALNFNYCDLISDNGLAHISGLSNITTLSFRRNNQITAQGLSVLAGLINLLKLDFERCPGICGGLVHLKGLTKLQSLNVKCCNCITDADMKHLSGLTNLKELHISCTKVSDRGVTYLRGLNKLSLLNMEGCPVTSACLETLAALRNLKVLNIGFNDNISGACLVHLRGLTNVESLNLDSCRIDDEGLVNLAGLRLLRCLELSDTEVGNNGLRHLSGLTNLESLNLSFTVVTDGGLKKLSGLSSLKSLNLDSRSVTDVGLASLTSLTGLTHLDLFGARITDSGTNYLRNFKNLKSLEICGGGLTDAGVKNIKDLSSLTVLNLSQNSNLTDKCLEMISGMTQLVSLNASNSRITGAGLQYLRPLKNLKSLTLDSCKVTANEIKNLQSIHLPNLVSFRPE; encoded by the exons ATGGGTGGAGCTTGTTCTAGGAAGCGAGACCAACAGGTTGACGAAGACAGTGAAAATAGAGGAGTTTCTGGAAGATATTGCAAGAGCGGAAGTTTTAAGTGGTTGGGAAACTCATTATCTCGGTCTTTTAAAGATAATGAGCTTGGAAAAGTGCGATGCCCATCTCTGATGGAGTTGTGCATTTACAAGATACGAGAG gatatcaaaaaatatagcACCTTCTCCATGCTGCCAAGGGATATTAGTCAGCAGGTCTTCAATGAATTGGTGCACTCACAAATTCTAACTGCGGTTTATCTTGAAGCTTTTAGAGATTGTGCTCTCCAG GATCTTGATTTGGGAGAATACCCAGGATTGAAGGACAGTTGGATGGATGTCATATCTTCACAGGGGTCTTCTTTACTTTCTGTTGATCTTTCTGGTTCTGAAGTTACAGACTTGGGGTTGATTCCTCTCAAAAGCTGCACAAATCTTCAGGCCCTGAATTTCAATTACTGTGATCTGATTTCAGACAATGGTCTAGCTCACATCAGTG GTCTCTCAAACATAACAACTTTGAGTTTCAGAAGAAACAATCAAATTACTGCTCAAGGACTGAGTGTCTTGGCTGGCTTAATTAACTTGTTGAAGTTGGATTTTGAGAGATGTCCTGGCATCTGTGGTGGACTTGTTCACCTCAAAG GGCTAACGAAGCTTCAGTCTCTTAATGTGAAATGTTGCAATTGCATAACAGATGCCGATATGAAGCATCTCTCAG gtCTTACCAACTTGAAAGAGTTGCATATTTCTTGCACTAAGGTCTCAGATCGTGGTGTCACTTATCTAAGAG GTTTGAACAAACTTTCTCTATTGAACATGGAAGGTTGCCCTGTTACTTCAGCATGCTTGGAGACACTTGCAG CGCTACGGAATCTGAAAGTGCTAAACATCGGATTCAATGATAATATCTCTGGTGCTTGTTTGGTACACCTGAGAG GTTTAACGAACGTGGAGAGCTTAAACCTGGATTCATGCAGGATTGATGATGAAGGCCTGGTTAACTTGGCAG GCCTTCGACTTTTGCGATGTTTGGAGTTGTCTGATACTGAAGTTGGAAACAATGGCCTCCGCCATCTCTCTG GTTTGACTAATCTGGAGAGTTTAAATCTGTCCTTTACTGTTGTCACTGATGGTGGTTTAAAAAAGTTGTCTGGATTGTCATCGCTCAAGTCGCTAAATTTGGACTCCCGCAGTGTTACAGATGTTGGGCTTGCCTCTCTCACGA GCTTGACTGGATTGACTCATTTAGATCTTTTTGGAGCACGTATAACAGATTCTGGAACAAACTATCTGCGGA ACTTTAAGAACCTTAAGTCCTTGGAAATATGTGGAGGAGGGTTAACTGATGCTGGCGTGAAGAACATCAAAGATCTGTCATCATTGACGGTGCTAAATCTCTCACAAAACAGCAACCTCACCGATAAATGTTTGGAAATGATTTCTG GGATGACACAATTGGTTTCTTTGAACGCTTCAAACTCTCGCATAACTGGTGCGGGGTTGCAGTACCTCAGGCCACTAAAGAATCTGAAATCGCTTACGTTGGACTCATGCAAGGTGACTGCAAATGAAATTAAGAATCTTCAGTCAATTCACCTCCCAAATCTGGTAAGCTTTCGCCCCGAATAA
- the LOC131312104 gene encoding EIN3-binding F-box protein 1 isoform X1 has protein sequence MGGACSRKRDQQVDEDSENRGVSGRYCKSGSFKWLGNSLSRSFKDNELGKVRCPSLMELCIYKIREDIKKYSTFSMLPRDISQQVFNELVHSQILTAVYLEAFRDCALQDLDLGEYPGLKDSWMDVISSQGSSLLSVDLSGSEVTDLGLIPLKSCTNLQALNFNYCDLISDNGLAHISGLSNITTLSFRRNNQITAQGLSVLAGLINLLKLDFERCPGICGGLVHLKGLTKLQSLNVKCCNCITDADMKHLSGLTNLKELHISCTKVSDRGVTYLRGLNKLSLLNMEGCPVTSACLETLAALPVLLYLNLSRCNLTDDGCEKFSALRNLKVLNIGFNDNISGACLVHLRGLTNVESLNLDSCRIDDEGLVNLAGLRLLRCLELSDTEVGNNGLRHLSGLTNLESLNLSFTVVTDGGLKKLSGLSSLKSLNLDSRSVTDVGLASLTSLTGLTHLDLFGARITDSGTNYLRNFKNLKSLEICGGGLTDAGVKNIKDLSSLTVLNLSQNSNLTDKCLEMISGMTQLVSLNASNSRITGAGLQYLRPLKNLKSLTLDSCKVTANEIKNLQSIHLPNLVSFRPE, from the exons ATGGGTGGAGCTTGTTCTAGGAAGCGAGACCAACAGGTTGACGAAGACAGTGAAAATAGAGGAGTTTCTGGAAGATATTGCAAGAGCGGAAGTTTTAAGTGGTTGGGAAACTCATTATCTCGGTCTTTTAAAGATAATGAGCTTGGAAAAGTGCGATGCCCATCTCTGATGGAGTTGTGCATTTACAAGATACGAGAG gatatcaaaaaatatagcACCTTCTCCATGCTGCCAAGGGATATTAGTCAGCAGGTCTTCAATGAATTGGTGCACTCACAAATTCTAACTGCGGTTTATCTTGAAGCTTTTAGAGATTGTGCTCTCCAG GATCTTGATTTGGGAGAATACCCAGGATTGAAGGACAGTTGGATGGATGTCATATCTTCACAGGGGTCTTCTTTACTTTCTGTTGATCTTTCTGGTTCTGAAGTTACAGACTTGGGGTTGATTCCTCTCAAAAGCTGCACAAATCTTCAGGCCCTGAATTTCAATTACTGTGATCTGATTTCAGACAATGGTCTAGCTCACATCAGTG GTCTCTCAAACATAACAACTTTGAGTTTCAGAAGAAACAATCAAATTACTGCTCAAGGACTGAGTGTCTTGGCTGGCTTAATTAACTTGTTGAAGTTGGATTTTGAGAGATGTCCTGGCATCTGTGGTGGACTTGTTCACCTCAAAG GGCTAACGAAGCTTCAGTCTCTTAATGTGAAATGTTGCAATTGCATAACAGATGCCGATATGAAGCATCTCTCAG gtCTTACCAACTTGAAAGAGTTGCATATTTCTTGCACTAAGGTCTCAGATCGTGGTGTCACTTATCTAAGAG GTTTGAACAAACTTTCTCTATTGAACATGGAAGGTTGCCCTGTTACTTCAGCATGCTTGGAGACACTTGCAG CTCTTCCTGTCCTCTTATATTTGAACCTAAGCAGATGTAATTTAACTGACGATGGTTGTGAAAAGTTTTCAG CGCTACGGAATCTGAAAGTGCTAAACATCGGATTCAATGATAATATCTCTGGTGCTTGTTTGGTACACCTGAGAG GTTTAACGAACGTGGAGAGCTTAAACCTGGATTCATGCAGGATTGATGATGAAGGCCTGGTTAACTTGGCAG GCCTTCGACTTTTGCGATGTTTGGAGTTGTCTGATACTGAAGTTGGAAACAATGGCCTCCGCCATCTCTCTG GTTTGACTAATCTGGAGAGTTTAAATCTGTCCTTTACTGTTGTCACTGATGGTGGTTTAAAAAAGTTGTCTGGATTGTCATCGCTCAAGTCGCTAAATTTGGACTCCCGCAGTGTTACAGATGTTGGGCTTGCCTCTCTCACGA GCTTGACTGGATTGACTCATTTAGATCTTTTTGGAGCACGTATAACAGATTCTGGAACAAACTATCTGCGGA ACTTTAAGAACCTTAAGTCCTTGGAAATATGTGGAGGAGGGTTAACTGATGCTGGCGTGAAGAACATCAAAGATCTGTCATCATTGACGGTGCTAAATCTCTCACAAAACAGCAACCTCACCGATAAATGTTTGGAAATGATTTCTG GGATGACACAATTGGTTTCTTTGAACGCTTCAAACTCTCGCATAACTGGTGCGGGGTTGCAGTACCTCAGGCCACTAAAGAATCTGAAATCGCTTACGTTGGACTCATGCAAGGTGACTGCAAATGAAATTAAGAATCTTCAGTCAATTCACCTCCCAAATCTGGTAAGCTTTCGCCCCGAATAA